One region of Micromonospora ureilytica genomic DNA includes:
- a CDS encoding glutamate ABC transporter substrate-binding protein, whose product MRMKRIAAVAAVAALAVTMTACGGDEGGSTGSSGAKGIVGKAESQKKLVIGVKADQPGLGLQTGSQYEGFDIEIGKIIAKGLGVDANNIEWKTTVSNNREPFIQQGTVDLVVATYTINDERKQKVNFAGPYFIAGQDLLVKADSTITGPEGLEGKKVCSASGSTPAKRIQSDYPKAKLQQFDAYSKCLPLLANGQVDAVTTDDIILAGYAAQSQFAGKFKVVGKTFSTEPYGIGLKKDDKDGCEKVNEILKAAAADGTYKAAWDTSLGKSGKAAPELDTTKLTNCSSV is encoded by the coding sequence ATGCGTATGAAGCGCATTGCGGCAGTCGCCGCGGTCGCGGCTCTGGCCGTCACCATGACCGCCTGCGGCGGGGACGAAGGCGGCAGCACCGGCAGCTCGGGCGCCAAGGGCATCGTCGGCAAGGCAGAGAGCCAGAAGAAGCTCGTGATCGGCGTCAAGGCCGACCAGCCTGGCCTGGGTCTGCAGACCGGAAGCCAGTACGAGGGCTTCGACATCGAGATTGGCAAGATCATCGCCAAGGGTCTCGGCGTCGACGCGAACAACATCGAGTGGAAGACGACGGTCTCCAACAACCGGGAGCCCTTCATCCAGCAGGGCACCGTCGACCTGGTGGTGGCGACGTACACCATCAACGACGAGCGCAAGCAGAAGGTCAACTTCGCCGGCCCGTACTTCATCGCCGGCCAGGACCTGCTCGTCAAGGCCGACTCGACGATCACCGGGCCCGAGGGCCTGGAGGGCAAGAAGGTCTGCTCGGCCTCGGGATCCACGCCCGCCAAGCGGATCCAGTCGGACTACCCGAAGGCCAAGCTGCAGCAGTTCGACGCGTACTCGAAGTGCCTGCCGCTGCTGGCGAACGGCCAGGTCGACGCCGTCACCACGGATGACATCATCCTCGCCGGCTACGCCGCCCAGTCCCAGTTCGCCGGCAAGTTCAAGGTCGTCGGCAAGACCTTCTCCACCGAGCCCTACGGCATCGGCCTGAAGAAGGATGACAAGGACGGCTGCGAGAAGGTCAACGAGATCCTCAAGGCCGCCGCCGCCGACGGCACCTACAAGGCCGCGTGGGACACCAGTCTGGGCAAGAGCGGCAAGGCCGCGCCCGAGCTGGACACCACCAAGCTGACCAACTGCAGCAGCGTCTGA